From one Cupriavidus basilensis genomic stretch:
- a CDS encoding indolepyruvate ferredoxin oxidoreductase family protein: MNSPLPEAIRKSLEKVTLDDKYSLDRGRAFMSGVQALVRLPMLQRQRDLAAGLNTSGFISGYRGSPLGGYDQALWAAKKHLQANHVVFQPGLNEELAATALWGSQQLDLYPQTKKYDGVFGLWYGKGPGVDRCSDVFKHANMAGTAKHGGVIAIAGDDHASKSSTAAHQSDHIFKACGMPVFFPSSVQEILDLGLHAFAMSRFSGVWMGMKTIQEVVESTTSVSVDPDRVQIALPEDFAMPPGGVHIRWPDPPLEQEARLMDYKWYAALAYMRANRLNRNVIEGPQDRFGIIASGKAYNDTRQALVDLGLDDDTCRRLGIRLHKVNVVWPLEATATREFAMGLQEVLVVEEKRQVIEYQIKEALYNWRPDVRPNVLGKFDEQEGDHTGGEWSMPNPSENWLLRAKADLTPAIIAKAIAKRLRKIGMAPEGSDIAARMDARLAVIDQRERAMAEMKIDTGDRMPWFCSGCPHNTSTRVPEGSRALAGIGCHYMSQWMDRSTSTFSQMGGEGVAWVGQAPFTTDKHVFANVGDGTYFHSGLLAIRQSIAAGVNITYKVLYNDAVAMTGGQQVGERPEGHSVLQIQKSLVAEGVKKLVIVTDEPQKYDGVTLEAGVTVHHRDDLDKIQRELREIAGCTAIIYDQTCATEKRRRRKRGKLATPAKTVVINELVCEGCGDCSVQSNCLSVEPLETEFGRKRRINQNSCNKDYSCVKGFCPSFVTIEGGELKKPKKEKKGDLAALPRIPEPVLPVAEEAWGILVAGVGGTGVITIGQVLGMAAHLEGKGIVTQDAAGLAQKGGSTWSHVQIANRPEAIHTTKIDTANADLLIACDAIVGANKYATGLIREGRTFVALNTHGTPTAAFTQNPDWQFPGGNCEAVLAAAAGAQMVSSFDAEQAAVQLLGDSIYTNPLMLGYAWQMGKVPLSHAALMRAMELNGVQIENNKAAFEWGRRCAHDLKAVQALYQAAAVIEIVRKPSLDQVIRKRVEFLTAYQNAAYAADYQSFVEKVRSSETRLKSTRLTEAVARYLFKLMAYKDEYEVARLHTDAAFTQKLADMFEGDFKVVHHLAPPTFAKRNDKGELVKQPFGPWMRRAFGILAKMKSLRGTALDPFGRTEERRTERALIQDYRASVEELLPMLSPEKLSLAVEIARIPEEIRGYGHVKERHLAAAREKWAALRHQWRNGTVAKEVA; encoded by the coding sequence ATGAACAGTCCACTTCCCGAGGCGATCCGCAAGTCTCTCGAAAAAGTCACGCTCGACGACAAATACAGCCTGGATCGCGGCCGGGCATTCATGAGCGGCGTACAGGCGCTGGTTCGCCTGCCGATGTTGCAGCGCCAGCGCGACCTTGCCGCTGGCTTGAATACCAGCGGCTTCATCAGCGGCTACCGCGGCAGCCCGCTGGGCGGCTACGACCAGGCACTCTGGGCCGCGAAGAAGCACCTGCAGGCGAACCACGTGGTCTTCCAGCCGGGGCTGAACGAGGAACTGGCCGCCACCGCGCTGTGGGGGTCGCAGCAACTGGATCTGTATCCCCAGACCAAGAAGTACGACGGGGTCTTCGGTCTCTGGTATGGCAAGGGGCCGGGGGTGGATCGCTGCTCGGACGTCTTCAAGCATGCCAACATGGCCGGAACCGCGAAGCACGGCGGCGTGATCGCCATCGCGGGCGACGACCACGCATCCAAGAGCAGCACGGCGGCGCACCAGAGCGACCACATCTTCAAGGCCTGCGGGATGCCGGTCTTCTTTCCCTCGAGCGTGCAGGAGATCCTTGATCTCGGCCTGCACGCCTTTGCCATGAGCCGCTTCTCCGGCGTGTGGATGGGCATGAAGACGATTCAGGAAGTGGTCGAGTCCACGACCTCGGTCAGCGTCGATCCGGATCGGGTGCAGATCGCTCTGCCGGAGGATTTCGCCATGCCCCCCGGCGGCGTTCACATCCGCTGGCCGGATCCGCCGCTGGAGCAGGAAGCCCGGCTGATGGACTACAAATGGTATGCCGCGCTCGCGTACATGCGCGCCAACCGCCTCAATCGCAATGTGATCGAGGGCCCTCAGGATCGCTTCGGCATCATCGCCAGCGGCAAGGCGTACAACGATACCCGGCAGGCCCTGGTCGATCTGGGCCTGGACGACGATACCTGCCGCCGCCTGGGCATTCGCCTGCACAAGGTCAACGTCGTCTGGCCGCTGGAGGCGACCGCCACCCGCGAGTTCGCGATGGGCTTGCAGGAGGTGCTGGTGGTGGAGGAAAAGCGCCAGGTCATCGAGTACCAGATCAAGGAGGCGCTCTACAACTGGCGTCCCGACGTGCGGCCGAATGTGCTCGGCAAGTTCGACGAGCAGGAAGGTGACCACACCGGCGGCGAGTGGTCCATGCCCAACCCCAGCGAGAACTGGCTGCTGCGTGCCAAGGCCGACCTCACGCCGGCCATCATCGCGAAGGCGATCGCCAAGCGCTTGCGCAAGATCGGCATGGCGCCGGAAGGCAGCGACATCGCCGCGCGCATGGATGCGCGACTGGCCGTGATCGATCAGCGCGAGCGAGCCATGGCGGAGATGAAGATCGACACCGGGGATCGCATGCCGTGGTTCTGCAGCGGCTGCCCGCACAACACCAGCACCCGCGTGCCGGAAGGCTCGCGCGCGCTGGCGGGCATCGGCTGCCATTACATGTCGCAGTGGATGGACCGCAGCACCAGCACCTTCAGCCAGATGGGCGGCGAGGGCGTGGCTTGGGTGGGGCAGGCCCCGTTCACGACCGACAAGCACGTGTTCGCCAACGTGGGTGACGGCACCTACTTCCACAGCGGCCTGCTGGCCATTCGCCAATCGATCGCGGCCGGGGTGAACATCACCTACAAGGTGCTCTACAACGATGCGGTGGCCATGACCGGCGGCCAGCAGGTGGGCGAGCGCCCCGAAGGCCACAGCGTGCTGCAGATCCAGAAGAGCCTGGTCGCGGAAGGCGTGAAGAAGCTGGTCATCGTCACCGATGAGCCGCAGAAATACGACGGCGTGACGCTGGAGGCGGGGGTCACCGTGCATCACCGCGATGACCTCGACAAGATCCAGCGCGAGCTGCGCGAGATCGCGGGCTGCACGGCGATCATCTACGACCAGACCTGTGCCACCGAAAAGCGCCGCCGCCGCAAGCGCGGCAAGCTCGCCACGCCGGCCAAGACCGTGGTCATCAACGAGTTGGTCTGCGAGGGTTGCGGCGACTGCTCGGTGCAGTCCAACTGCCTGTCGGTCGAGCCCCTGGAAACCGAGTTCGGCCGCAAGCGCCGCATCAACCAGAACTCCTGCAACAAGGACTACAGCTGCGTCAAGGGCTTCTGCCCGAGCTTCGTCACCATCGAGGGTGGCGAGCTCAAGAAGCCCAAGAAAGAGAAGAAGGGGGACCTCGCCGCGCTGCCCCGCATTCCCGAGCCCGTGCTGCCGGTCGCCGAGGAGGCCTGGGGCATTCTCGTCGCAGGCGTTGGCGGAACCGGCGTGATCACCATCGGGCAAGTGCTGGGCATGGCCGCGCACCTTGAGGGCAAGGGCATTGTCACGCAGGACGCGGCGGGCCTGGCGCAGAAGGGCGGATCGACCTGGAGCCATGTCCAGATTGCCAACCGGCCGGAAGCCATCCACACAACCAAGATCGATACGGCCAACGCGGACCTCCTGATCGCGTGCGACGCCATCGTCGGTGCGAACAAGTACGCAACGGGGCTGATCCGCGAAGGGCGCACGTTCGTTGCGCTGAACACGCATGGCACACCGACCGCTGCCTTCACGCAGAACCCCGACTGGCAGTTCCCCGGCGGCAACTGCGAAGCGGTGCTGGCCGCCGCGGCGGGTGCGCAGATGGTGTCCAGCTTCGACGCGGAGCAGGCTGCGGTGCAGTTGCTGGGCGATTCGATCTACACCAATCCGCTGATGCTGGGCTATGCGTGGCAGATGGGCAAGGTGCCGCTCTCGCACGCTGCCTTGATGCGTGCCATGGAACTCAATGGGGTGCAGATCGAGAACAACAAGGCGGCCTTCGAGTGGGGACGCCGGTGCGCCCATGACCTCAAGGCGGTGCAGGCCTTGTACCAGGCCGCGGCCGTGATCGAGATCGTGCGCAAGCCGTCGCTCGACCAGGTCATCCGCAAGCGCGTCGAGTTCCTGACGGCGTATCAGAACGCAGCCTATGCGGCCGACTACCAGTCCTTCGTTGAGAAGGTTCGCTCGTCTGAAACACGCCTAAAGAGCACTCGCCTGACCGAGGCGGTGGCGCGCTACCTGTTCAAGCTGATGGCCTACAAGGACGAGTACGAAGTGGCGCGGCTGCACACCGATGCGGCATTCACGCAGAAGCTGGCCGACATGTTTGAAGGCGACTTCAAGGTAGTGCACCACCTCGCGCCCCCGACGTTTGCCAAACGCAACGACAAGGGTGAACTGGTCAAGCAACCCTTCGGCCCCTGGATGCGCCGCGCTTTCGGAATCCTCGCCAAGATGAAGAGCCTGCGCGGCACGGCGCTCGATCCCTTTGGCCGGACCGAGGAACGCAGGACGGAGCGCGCCCTGATCCAGGACTATCGCGCCAGCGTCGAGGAGCTGCTTCCCATGCTGTCGCCGGAGAAGCTCTCCCTCGCCGTGGAAATCGCCCGCATTCCCGAAGAGATCCGGGGGTATGGCCACGTGAAGGAGCGCCATCTTGCGGCGGCACGCGAGAAGTGGGCGGCCCTTCGCCACCAGTGGCGCAACGGGACCGTGGCGAAGGAGGTCGCCTGA
- a CDS encoding branched-chain amino acid ABC transporter substrate-binding protein has product MKTTRSFLAIPAAAVLACFGPSAHAETVKIALAGPVSGPVAQYGDMAKAGVLTAVEQINAAGGTGGRKLEVVMMDDACEPKQAVAVANKIVSQGIRFVIGHLCSGSTIPASEIYENEGVVMVTPSATAPQLTEGKKRKFIFRTIGRDDQQGPAAARYVIAQKGIKAVAVLHDKQSYGQGIAATVKKNLDAAKVPVALFEGINAGDTDYSAIITKLKSQKIDFVYYGGYHPEMGLLLRQAREQGIKAVFMGPEGVGNKDVTAIAGAASEGMLVTLPADFSTDPANAAVVKAFADKKRDINGPFQLPSYAGVKVLADAIAGAKSTDPAKVAAFMHQNSFQTPIGKVEYDAQGDLKSFRFTVFTWHKDATKTPAN; this is encoded by the coding sequence ATGAAAACAACTCGCTCATTCCTTGCGATTCCGGCTGCGGCCGTGCTTGCATGCTTTGGCCCGTCCGCGCACGCGGAAACGGTGAAGATCGCTTTGGCTGGCCCCGTGAGCGGCCCCGTCGCGCAGTACGGAGACATGGCAAAGGCCGGTGTGTTGACGGCGGTCGAGCAGATCAATGCTGCAGGCGGCACCGGCGGGCGCAAGCTTGAGGTCGTCATGATGGACGATGCCTGCGAACCCAAGCAGGCCGTGGCGGTCGCCAACAAGATCGTCAGCCAGGGGATCCGGTTCGTGATCGGCCACCTCTGTTCGGGATCGACGATTCCCGCCTCGGAGATCTACGAGAACGAGGGCGTGGTGATGGTGACGCCTTCCGCGACCGCGCCGCAGCTGACCGAGGGCAAGAAGCGCAAGTTCATCTTCCGCACCATCGGTCGCGACGACCAGCAGGGCCCTGCGGCGGCCCGGTACGTCATTGCCCAGAAAGGCATCAAGGCGGTGGCCGTCCTGCACGACAAGCAATCCTACGGCCAGGGCATTGCCGCCACTGTGAAAAAGAACCTCGATGCGGCCAAGGTTCCCGTCGCATTGTTTGAAGGCATCAACGCGGGCGATACCGACTACTCGGCCATCATCACCAAGCTCAAGTCGCAGAAGATCGACTTTGTCTATTACGGCGGCTACCACCCGGAAATGGGACTGCTGCTGCGTCAGGCGCGCGAGCAAGGCATCAAGGCCGTCTTCATGGGGCCGGAAGGCGTTGGCAACAAGGACGTGACCGCGATTGCCGGTGCGGCTTCCGAGGGGATGCTGGTCACGCTGCCTGCGGATTTTTCGACCGACCCCGCCAATGCGGCCGTGGTGAAAGCCTTTGCAGACAAGAAGCGTGACATCAATGGTCCGTTCCAGCTGCCGTCCTATGCCGGCGTCAAGGTGCTTGCGGATGCCATTGCCGGCGCCAAGAGCACCGACCCCGCCAAAGTGGCTGCGTTCATGCACCAGAACAGTTTCCAGACGCCCATTGGCAAGGTCGAGTACGACGCCCAGGGTGACTTGAAGTCTTTCCGGTTCACCGTCTTCACCTGGCACAAGGACGCCACCAAGACGCCCGCCAACTGA